A part of Halorientalis sp. LT38 genomic DNA contains:
- a CDS encoding right-handed parallel beta-helix repeat-containing protein — MTRTQRFPDAPSRRRVLQALAAGTAGALAGCSLFDSEERTPGDREPPAEATREPATGAAGRDVPGRLASEYDRAVNVVAAGADNTGSEPVESVLESELGDDTLLYFPRGEYRFDGNLETDSVSNLGFVGDRALFRPPQGFAATLLSFGTDGAVRDLRFEGIDFDVTAERTGARPLHCAVDDGLLVRDVGVTGRQDVDHDGMRFDVTDENGTGRVENVRLPDGGSTAFPNTGIYVGEESVGELSFVGCQVAGWPDNGLYASPAQGPVQVLGGHYANNGISGVRVSGESLVRNVRVTCNTTRSGLENMRGIRLREGGNVTVENATVEMRRVTGSDGAITMAEWLESATVRDTHLRIDADDVPAINAKRPTDEIAAASGDEPSLSIRNVRTVGGAGGEATISVAGRNRCRFENLCVHQRGRGRNGIHLSDSEGNVVARSTVDVTGDPLVLENATAQRRRFRTGASLSRCQ, encoded by the coding sequence GTGACGCGGACACAGCGGTTCCCAGACGCTCCTTCCCGCCGCCGGGTTCTCCAGGCGCTCGCCGCTGGCACGGCGGGCGCGCTCGCGGGCTGTTCGCTCTTCGACTCCGAGGAGCGAACGCCCGGGGACCGAGAGCCCCCGGCCGAGGCGACGCGGGAACCGGCGACGGGGGCGGCCGGTCGGGACGTCCCCGGCCGGCTCGCGAGCGAGTACGACCGGGCGGTCAACGTCGTCGCGGCGGGTGCGGACAACACGGGGTCCGAGCCCGTCGAGTCGGTGCTCGAGAGCGAACTGGGCGACGACACTCTCCTGTACTTCCCGCGCGGGGAGTACCGCTTCGACGGGAACCTCGAGACGGACTCGGTCTCGAACCTGGGGTTCGTCGGCGACCGGGCACTCTTTCGCCCGCCCCAGGGGTTCGCCGCGACGCTGCTTTCCTTCGGCACCGACGGCGCGGTGCGCGACCTCCGGTTCGAGGGGATCGACTTCGACGTCACGGCCGAGCGGACCGGCGCGCGCCCGCTCCACTGCGCCGTCGACGACGGCCTGCTCGTCCGCGACGTGGGCGTCACCGGCCGCCAGGACGTCGACCACGACGGCATGCGCTTCGACGTGACCGACGAGAACGGGACCGGCCGCGTCGAGAACGTCCGGCTCCCCGACGGCGGCTCGACGGCGTTCCCCAACACCGGCATCTACGTCGGCGAGGAGAGCGTCGGGGAGCTGTCGTTCGTCGGCTGTCAGGTCGCCGGCTGGCCGGACAACGGCCTCTACGCCTCGCCCGCGCAGGGCCCGGTCCAGGTCCTGGGCGGCCACTACGCCAACAACGGCATCTCGGGGGTCCGGGTCAGCGGCGAGAGCCTCGTCCGGAACGTGCGCGTCACCTGCAACACGACCCGCAGCGGCCTGGAGAACATGCGCGGCATCAGGCTCCGCGAGGGCGGAAACGTGACCGTCGAGAACGCGACCGTGGAGATGAGGCGCGTCACCGGCAGCGACGGCGCGATCACGATGGCCGAGTGGCTCGAGTCCGCGACGGTCCGCGACACGCACCTCCGGATCGACGCCGACGACGTGCCGGCGATCAACGCCAAACGACCGACCGACGAGATCGCCGCGGCGAGCGGCGACGAGCCGAGCCTGTCGATCCGGAACGTCCGGACCGTCGGCGGCGCCGGCGGCGAGGCGACGATCAGCGTCGCCGGCCGGAACCGCTGCCGGTTCGAGAACCTCTGCGTCCACCAGCGCGGACGTGGGCGCAACGGGATCCACCTCTCGGATTCGGAAGGCAACGTCGTCGCGCGCAGCACGGTCGACGTGACCGGCGACCCGCTCGTCCTCGAGAACGCGACCGCCCAGCGCCGCCGGTTCCGCACCGGGGCGTCGTTGTCGCGGTGTCAGTAG
- a CDS encoding glycosyltransferase family 2 protein, giving the protein MYRNHTVAVVVPAYNESGLVGDVIRTVPDYVDRVYVVDDGSTDDTWTEITAAAAAVNEATAPAATDGAARFDQRVVPIQHDQNRGVGGAIKTGYQRARADAIDVTAVMGGDGQMRPEGLAAVLDPIVEGRADYAKGNRLHVPETVQEMPRLRLLGNRVLTLLTKVASGYWGIGDPQNGYTAISLSALERVDIDGMYEFYGYCNDLLVACNREGLRVADVPREATYADEESHISLSTYVPRVSAMLLTNFLVRLREQYLRGPFHPTWLAYGTGLVTGLAGVGLALAEAVGGDGTRRGVRNALSLSVVGALTFLAGTVLERRRFADRAVVADSGDEADGDAPADRSGSRTDEPEATAD; this is encoded by the coding sequence ATGTACAGGAACCACACGGTCGCCGTCGTCGTCCCCGCGTACAACGAGTCGGGGCTGGTCGGCGACGTTATCAGGACGGTCCCGGACTACGTCGACCGGGTGTACGTCGTCGACGACGGGTCGACCGACGACACCTGGACGGAGATCACCGCCGCCGCGGCCGCGGTCAACGAGGCGACCGCCCCCGCCGCGACCGACGGCGCGGCCCGGTTCGACCAGCGCGTCGTGCCGATCCAGCACGACCAGAACCGCGGCGTCGGCGGCGCGATCAAGACCGGCTACCAGCGCGCACGCGCGGACGCCATCGACGTGACCGCCGTCATGGGCGGCGACGGGCAGATGCGTCCCGAGGGCCTGGCCGCGGTCCTCGACCCCATCGTCGAGGGCCGGGCCGACTACGCGAAGGGGAACCGTCTCCACGTGCCCGAGACGGTCCAGGAGATGCCCCGCCTGCGCCTGCTGGGCAACCGGGTCCTCACCCTGTTGACGAAAGTCGCCAGCGGCTACTGGGGGATCGGCGACCCGCAGAACGGCTACACCGCCATCTCGCTCTCCGCGCTCGAACGCGTCGATATCGACGGGATGTACGAGTTCTACGGCTACTGCAACGACCTCCTCGTCGCCTGTAATCGCGAGGGACTGCGCGTGGCCGACGTGCCCCGGGAGGCGACCTACGCCGACGAGGAGAGCCACATCTCGCTGTCGACGTACGTCCCCCGCGTCTCCGCGATGTTGCTCACGAACTTCCTGGTCCGGCTGCGCGAGCAGTACCTCCGCGGCCCCTTCCACCCGACCTGGCTCGCCTACGGGACGGGACTGGTCACCGGCCTGGCGGGCGTCGGCCTCGCACTCGCCGAGGCCGTCGGCGGCGACGGCACGAGACGAGGCGTCCGCAACGCGCTCTCGCTCTCGGTCGTCGGCGCACTGACGTTCCTGGCCGGCACGGTCCTCGAGCGCAGGCGGTTCGCCGACCGCGCCGTCGTGGCGGACTCCGGCGACGAGGCCGACGGCGACGCACCCGCGGATCGGTCGGGGTCCAGGACCGACGAGCCGGAGGCCACGGCGGACTGA
- a CDS encoding metal-dependent hydrolase, whose product MWPWEHAAVAYVGYSLALRAVGRDPPSDAAAVALLVGSQVPDLIDKPLAWWLDVLPAGRSLGHSLPFAIPVVVAVLVAARGRGRSAVGVAFAAGYLLHLPGDVVYPVMLGDGPELGFLLYPFVEAAPSAGPGGFEKLAALVVGFGEFLRTPRGTLYLLGELVLLALAVAAWAWDGLPGPGLFRRQVRRAIAG is encoded by the coding sequence ATGTGGCCCTGGGAACACGCCGCCGTGGCGTACGTCGGCTACTCGCTCGCGCTGCGAGCGGTCGGCCGCGACCCGCCCTCCGACGCCGCGGCGGTCGCGCTGCTGGTGGGGTCACAGGTACCCGATCTGATCGACAAGCCGCTGGCCTGGTGGCTGGACGTCCTGCCCGCCGGTCGCTCGCTGGGCCACTCGCTGCCCTTCGCCATCCCGGTCGTGGTCGCCGTCCTCGTCGCCGCCCGGGGGCGCGGCCGGAGCGCCGTCGGGGTCGCCTTCGCCGCCGGCTACCTCCTGCACCTGCCCGGCGACGTCGTCTATCCGGTCATGCTCGGCGATGGGCCCGAACTGGGATTCCTCCTCTACCCCTTCGTCGAGGCGGCCCCGTCTGCGGGGCCGGGCGGCTTCGAGAAACTGGCCGCCCTGGTCGTCGGGTTCGGCGAGTTCCTGCGGACGCCGCGGGGGACGCTCTACCTGCTCGGCGAGCTCGTCCTCCTCGCGCTCGCGGTCGCCGCCTGGGCCTGGGACGGTCTCCCGGGCCCCGGACTGTTCCGCCGGCAGGTGCGCCGCGCCATCGCGGGCTAG
- a CDS encoding CARDB domain-containing protein, producing MTRRNFSVALGGLALCVVALLAGTGVATAAGAGAATDGPGCPVGCDRLAQTETPQNETETRPDWRLRGEMTATVTRESPSTFRVAVRNAGIARDAGVAAPGQVGRVGDGELRGLSIRSHGGADRFELSVSVADSVRNLSGAASQRLPSAGVLDTPLVYLNGSSDAPRRAYTVTYTLDVGVDDLEERGARDRDAVVLAYHDGEWRPIDNATRVRDGSELVVNATTSGTVPLAFGIRHPNMTVTNVTSTGRLLANRTGTVDATVVNRGSRDGRQTFEIETENETVIGNHSIFARAGQRRTVQVPVTLPRSGEWPIEIGDAETTVRVDAPRPNHVVSNLSIDAERIEPGGTVTVTATVTNAGTADGAEVVRLRAFDTVVDAQRLSLARNETQTVQFTQRFEAAGTYTVAVGNQSRTVVVGDGGATPTGPDEETAADASAADDAAPADPFEWAVVVIGASVAVLFGVAVLGRYVWD from the coding sequence ATGACACGACGGAACTTCAGCGTCGCGCTCGGCGGTCTCGCGCTCTGCGTGGTGGCCCTGCTGGCCGGCACCGGGGTCGCGACGGCCGCCGGCGCGGGCGCGGCGACGGACGGCCCGGGCTGTCCCGTGGGCTGTGACCGCCTGGCACAGACCGAGACGCCGCAAAACGAGACGGAGACGCGGCCGGACTGGCGGCTGCGCGGCGAGATGACCGCGACGGTGACGCGCGAGTCCCCGTCGACGTTCCGCGTCGCCGTTCGAAACGCCGGCATCGCGCGCGACGCCGGCGTGGCAGCCCCCGGCCAGGTCGGGCGCGTCGGCGACGGCGAACTGCGCGGTCTCTCGATCAGGTCACACGGCGGCGCCGACCGGTTCGAACTGTCGGTCTCGGTCGCCGACTCGGTCCGGAACCTCTCGGGGGCCGCGAGCCAGCGATTGCCGTCGGCGGGGGTACTCGACACGCCGCTGGTCTACCTGAACGGCTCCTCGGACGCGCCCAGGCGGGCGTACACCGTCACGTACACCCTCGACGTGGGCGTCGACGACCTTGAGGAACGCGGGGCGCGGGACCGCGACGCGGTCGTGCTGGCCTACCACGACGGCGAGTGGCGCCCGATAGACAACGCGACCCGGGTCCGTGACGGGAGCGAACTCGTGGTGAACGCGACCACGTCGGGGACGGTGCCGCTCGCGTTCGGTATCCGGCACCCGAACATGACGGTGACGAACGTCACGTCGACCGGACGCTTGCTCGCGAACCGGACGGGGACCGTCGACGCGACGGTGGTGAACCGCGGGAGCCGGGACGGCCGGCAGACGTTCGAGATCGAGACGGAAAACGAGACTGTCATCGGGAACCACTCGATCTTCGCCCGCGCGGGCCAGCGGCGGACGGTCCAGGTGCCGGTGACCCTCCCCCGGAGCGGCGAGTGGCCGATCGAGATCGGTGACGCCGAGACGACCGTCCGCGTCGACGCACCGCGCCCGAACCACGTCGTCTCGAACCTCTCGATCGACGCCGAGCGGATCGAGCCCGGCGGGACCGTGACGGTCACCGCGACCGTCACGAACGCGGGGACGGCGGACGGCGCCGAGGTCGTTCGCCTCCGGGCGTTCGACACCGTGGTAGACGCCCAGCGGCTGTCGCTCGCCCGTAACGAGACCCAGACGGTTCAGTTCACCCAGCGGTTCGAGGCGGCGGGCACCTACACCGTCGCCGTCGGCAACCAGAGCCGGACGGTGGTCGTCGGCGACGGCGGCGCCACGCCGACCGGCCCGGACGAAGAAACGGCCGCGGACGCGTCTGCGGCAGACGACGCGGCTCCCGCCGACCCGTTCGAGTGGGCGGTCGTCGTGATCGGCGCGAGCGTGGCGGTCCTGTTCGGCGTGGCCGTGTTGGGCCGGTACGTCTGGGACTAG
- a CDS encoding DUF1616 domain-containing protein: protein MSTQSPSRWGAAGRVVRAVPFDLVLVLVLVLFVGPNWGGTDGGSLLGFLLGGAFLFFAPGYVLVAALFPGSARGTGSGRTAFTLTFPERVAVSFGASLTLLPLLALVVAVVGPLSTGRVVGVVAGFAVLTALVATVRRLRLPAERRYSVPTGQWLSRGRAFLTGGSALTTAINLCLAISVLAGLGMGAYAFATPQPGPEYSELALVTDNGSAGYVSGDYPTNLTRGQPAQLTVSVENQYREPVEYTVVSELQQVQTFDERIRVVSETEQHRFSRTIEPGQTWYQPHRIRPQQAGTDQRLVYYLYRGDAPADANGSSADRTVQLWVNVSTGV from the coding sequence ATGAGCACACAGTCTCCCTCCCGCTGGGGCGCGGCGGGCCGGGTCGTTCGCGCGGTCCCCTTCGACCTCGTGCTCGTCCTGGTGCTGGTCCTGTTCGTCGGGCCGAACTGGGGCGGCACCGACGGGGGCTCGCTGCTCGGGTTCCTCCTCGGCGGCGCCTTCCTGTTTTTCGCGCCGGGATACGTCCTCGTGGCGGCGCTGTTCCCCGGCTCGGCCCGCGGTACCGGCTCCGGCCGAACGGCGTTCACGCTCACCTTCCCGGAGCGCGTCGCGGTGTCGTTCGGCGCGAGCCTGACGTTGCTCCCGCTGTTGGCGCTCGTGGTCGCCGTCGTCGGCCCGCTGTCGACCGGGCGCGTCGTCGGCGTCGTCGCCGGCTTCGCGGTCCTGACCGCGCTCGTGGCGACCGTCCGTCGGCTCAGACTCCCGGCCGAGCGACGCTACAGCGTCCCGACCGGGCAGTGGCTCTCGCGAGGGCGGGCGTTCCTGACCGGCGGCTCCGCGCTCACCACCGCGATCAACCTCTGTCTCGCAATCAGCGTCCTGGCCGGGCTCGGGATGGGGGCCTACGCGTTCGCCACGCCCCAGCCCGGCCCGGAGTACAGCGAACTCGCCCTCGTCACGGACAACGGGAGTGCCGGCTACGTCAGCGGCGACTACCCGACGAACCTCACCCGCGGGCAGCCGGCCCAGCTCACCGTGAGCGTCGAGAACCAGTACCGCGAACCGGTCGAGTACACGGTCGTCTCCGAACTCCAGCAGGTCCAGACGTTCGACGAGCGCATCCGCGTGGTCTCCGAGACCGAACAGCACCGCTTTTCCAGAACCATCGAGCCCGGACAGACCTGGTATCAGCCACACCGGATCCGCCCCCAGCAGGCGGGGACGGACCAGCGGCTCGTCTACTACCTCTACCGCGGCGACGCGCCCGCCGACGCGAACGGGTCCTCGGCCGATCGGACGGTCCAGCTCTGGGTGAACGTCTCGACGGGCGTCTAG
- a CDS encoding HTH domain-containing protein — MRRSSDQASEWWDAKMRSLRSSRPPRIEVFVRSFAPPIGVREQQDRVLSRLSSLERRGVLETVSVDVWGKAVCPDGHCGETRAGERILDRVEAFSAWARDLGVPVESPFEECTVSASTTGETFRKIVLPRLCIGVYSDTELEAVLPCQLDGDPVSVDDFLAALEAAPAADHGIGTSA; from the coding sequence ATGAGACGTAGCTCAGACCAAGCCAGTGAGTGGTGGGACGCGAAGATGCGATCGCTCCGGAGCAGTCGGCCGCCACGTATCGAGGTGTTCGTGCGATCGTTCGCGCCTCCCATCGGCGTGCGAGAGCAGCAGGATCGGGTGCTGAGCCGCCTGTCGAGCCTCGAACGCCGGGGCGTCCTCGAGACGGTCTCGGTCGACGTGTGGGGCAAAGCCGTCTGTCCGGACGGGCACTGCGGCGAGACGCGCGCGGGCGAGCGGATCCTCGACCGCGTCGAGGCGTTCAGCGCCTGGGCCAGGGACCTCGGCGTGCCGGTCGAGTCCCCGTTCGAGGAGTGCACCGTCTCCGCGTCCACGACCGGCGAAACGTTCCGGAAGATCGTCCTCCCGCGGCTCTGTATCGGCGTCTACAGCGACACGGAGCTGGAGGCGGTCCTCCCCTGCCAGCTCGACGGCGACCCCGTCTCCGTCGACGATTTCCTGGCGGCGCTCGAGGCCGCCCCAGCGGCCGATCACGGGATCGGAACCTCCGCCTGA
- a CDS encoding orc1/cdc6 family replication initiation protein, producing the protein MSESDDLFIREDPIFSNKELLEINHLPDEGRIVGRDEEISQLANAVNPAIFGQSPSNILIYGKTGTGKSLCAKYVSQRLIGTADEEGVTAGFAYVDCAQDSTETQAVQTIASALNDEAATGVKIPDRGISTATYYKRLWSILDAQLDVALVILDEIDKLDSDDILMQLSRAGEAGKIEDCKIGVIGISNKIKYKDRMDERVKSSLCEREFVFPPYDATQLRSIMEARSDAFRDGVLDESVIPRAAALAAKEHGDARKAIDILRYAGEIAQSNDLGTVREDFVIQARERAETDRFRELIRGSTPHSRHVLQALTVLSLDEGDEEAFRTTRVFEVYQQICRQEGADPLSLRRVRDLLKEHAFLDILEQSRHSGGSAEGSYTEHQLLEDPHVVKRVLAETVDS; encoded by the coding sequence ATGTCCGAATCCGACGACCTGTTCATCCGGGAGGATCCGATTTTCTCGAACAAGGAGCTGTTGGAGATCAATCATCTCCCGGACGAGGGCCGGATCGTCGGACGCGACGAGGAGATCAGCCAGCTCGCAAACGCCGTCAACCCCGCCATCTTCGGCCAGAGTCCGAGCAACATCCTCATCTACGGGAAGACCGGCACCGGCAAATCGCTCTGTGCGAAGTACGTCTCCCAGCGGCTCATCGGGACCGCCGACGAGGAGGGCGTCACGGCCGGGTTCGCCTACGTCGACTGCGCGCAGGACTCCACCGAAACGCAGGCCGTCCAGACCATCGCCAGCGCCCTGAACGACGAGGCGGCGACGGGGGTCAAGATCCCCGACCGGGGGATCAGCACGGCCACCTACTACAAGCGGCTCTGGTCGATCCTTGACGCGCAACTCGACGTCGCGCTGGTCATCCTGGACGAGATCGACAAACTGGACTCAGACGACATCCTGATGCAACTCTCCAGGGCCGGCGAGGCCGGCAAGATCGAGGACTGCAAGATCGGCGTCATCGGCATCAGCAACAAGATCAAGTACAAGGATCGGATGGACGAGCGGGTGAAATCGAGCCTCTGTGAGCGGGAGTTCGTCTTCCCGCCGTACGACGCGACGCAGTTGCGCTCGATCATGGAGGCCCGCAGCGACGCCTTCCGCGACGGCGTGCTCGACGAGTCGGTGATCCCGCGGGCCGCCGCGCTCGCCGCCAAGGAACACGGCGACGCCCGGAAGGCAATCGACATCCTCCGGTACGCCGGCGAGATCGCCCAGTCCAACGACCTGGGCACTGTGCGGGAGGACTTCGTCATCCAGGCCCGCGAGCGCGCCGAGACCGACCGGTTCCGCGAACTCATCCGAGGCTCGACGCCACACTCCCGGCACGTCCTGCAGGCGCTGACCGTCCTCTCGCTGGACGAGGGCGACGAGGAGGCGTTCCGGACGACCCGCGTCTTCGAGGTCTACCAGCAGATCTGCCGCCAGGAGGGGGCCGACCCCCTCTCCCTGCGCCGGGTGCGGGACCTGCTGAAGGAACACGCCTTCCTCGACATCCTGGAGCAGTCCCGCCACAGCGGCGGGAGCGCCGAGGGCAGTTACACGGAACACCAGTTGCTGGAGGACCCCCACGTCGTCAAACGCGTCCTGGCCGAGACCGTCGACTCGTGA
- a CDS encoding HalOD1 output domain-containing protein: protein MAEGSISYALVRKVAAEKSVDPEVLTPLHDVIDPDALESLFDDSDGSMLRDGYIVFSYEGFTVRVDHDREITLSEGRAEA, encoded by the coding sequence ATGGCCGAAGGGTCGATCAGCTACGCCCTGGTACGGAAGGTCGCGGCCGAAAAGTCGGTCGATCCGGAGGTGCTGACGCCGCTGCACGACGTCATCGACCCGGACGCGCTCGAATCCCTCTTCGACGACTCCGACGGGTCGATGCTGCGGGACGGCTACATCGTCTTCAGCTACGAGGGCTTTACCGTCCGCGTGGACCACGACCGCGAGATCACGCTCTCCGAGGGACGGGCGGAGGCCTGA
- a CDS encoding TMEM165/GDT1 family protein, which produces MSGFLEVMLVAMTAQLVVLPGEKVQFLIAGLSTRYNPLIVVSAAGTAFAGWTALEIWFGQAIQEALPAVYLDAITAALFLFFAAALWRSAPAPEAQPLDTDGSGVRAVDGYELPVIGTVPTTLGSFLPIFSMMAVGEFGDKTQLVTIGLAIQYGAHPAIWVGEMLAIIPVSLANALFFYRFSHRFDLRKAHLFGAALFAFFGLDTVLSITVGFSIWETLVGAVSGAVLGLV; this is translated from the coding sequence ATGAGCGGCTTCCTCGAGGTGATGCTCGTCGCGATGACCGCCCAGCTCGTGGTCCTGCCCGGCGAGAAGGTGCAGTTCCTCATCGCCGGGCTCTCGACGCGGTACAACCCGCTGATCGTCGTCTCGGCCGCCGGGACGGCCTTCGCCGGGTGGACCGCCCTCGAGATCTGGTTCGGGCAGGCGATCCAGGAGGCGCTGCCGGCCGTCTACCTCGACGCCATCACCGCCGCCCTCTTCCTGTTCTTCGCGGCCGCACTGTGGCGCTCGGCCCCGGCCCCCGAGGCGCAGCCGCTCGACACCGACGGCTCGGGCGTCCGCGCCGTCGACGGGTACGAGCTCCCGGTGATCGGGACGGTCCCGACCACGCTCGGCAGCTTCCTGCCCATCTTCAGCATGATGGCCGTCGGCGAGTTCGGCGACAAGACCCAGCTGGTGACCATCGGCCTGGCGATCCAGTACGGCGCGCACCCGGCCATCTGGGTCGGCGAGATGCTCGCGATCATCCCGGTGAGTCTGGCCAACGCCCTCTTTTTCTACCGCTTCTCCCACCGCTTCGACCTGCGGAAGGCCCACCTGTTCGGCGCCGCGCTCTTTGCCTTCTTCGGGCTCGACACGGTCCTGTCGATCACGGTCGGATTCTCGATCTGGGAGACCCTGGTCGGGGCGGTGAGCGGCGCCGTCCTCGGACTCGTCTAG
- a CDS encoding metal-dependent transcriptional regulator: MLSDVMEDYLKVIYELQRERGAPVATSVIAEALEVTAPTVTSMMEKLEDRGFVAREKYKGVELTNEGETVAVEIVRHHRLLEAFLVDHLDYEWTEVHDEADVLEHHISEEFEARIAERLGDPAVDPHGDPIPAATLEPPAADETRPLTDFSVGDTVVVSRVRDRDESELEYLAEAGIVPGRHLRIVEKAPIGLLTVAHDDGEQQLPDGVAGTIRAKAVDDDDAADTSTPSES; encoded by the coding sequence ATGCTGAGCGACGTGATGGAGGATTACCTGAAGGTGATCTACGAGCTCCAGCGCGAGCGTGGGGCACCGGTCGCGACGTCGGTGATCGCCGAGGCCCTCGAGGTGACCGCGCCGACGGTGACGAGCATGATGGAGAAGCTCGAGGATCGCGGGTTCGTCGCGCGCGAGAAGTACAAGGGCGTGGAGCTGACGAACGAGGGCGAGACCGTCGCGGTCGAGATCGTGAGACACCACCGGCTGCTGGAGGCGTTCCTGGTCGACCACCTCGACTACGAGTGGACCGAGGTCCACGACGAGGCCGACGTCCTCGAACACCACATCAGCGAGGAGTTCGAGGCCCGGATCGCGGAGCGACTGGGCGATCCGGCGGTCGACCCCCACGGCGACCCGATCCCGGCAGCGACGCTGGAACCGCCGGCCGCCGACGAGACGCGTCCGCTCACGGACTTTTCCGTCGGGGACACTGTCGTCGTCTCGCGCGTGCGCGACCGCGACGAGTCGGAACTCGAGTACCTCGCCGAGGCCGGCATCGTCCCCGGCCGTCACCTCCGGATCGTCGAGAAGGCGCCCATCGGCCTGCTGACCGTCGCCCACGACGACGGCGAGCAGCAACTGCCGGACGGGGTCGCCGGGACGATCCGGGCGAAGGCGGTCGATGACGACGACGCAGCCGACACGTCCACTCCCTCGGAGTCATGA
- a CDS encoding glycosyltransferase family 2 protein, with product MYRGRTVAVVVPAYNEAGLVGEVLDSVPAYVDRIYVVDDCSTDDTWAEIRDHSEPEQPAVAAKADGGRSTDRIVPIRHEENRGVGGAIKTGYQRALRDGMDVTAVVAGDGQMDPSILDRFVEPIVDGRADYAKGDRLQSRELRSAMSSFRSAGNFLLTFLTKLASGYWRTNDPQNGYTAISLDALERIDLDGLYDRYGFSNDLLITLNAHGFRVADVPMQAVYGDEESHIRYSSFVPRLSALLLTGFLWRLKVKYCLVDFHPLVFLYGLGTLGGAAGLSFAALTLAGGGSLLAGSVSVLMLLVSCALLVFAMIFDMQHNEHLEEKVSY from the coding sequence ATGTACAGAGGGCGAACTGTCGCAGTCGTGGTCCCGGCGTACAACGAGGCGGGGTTGGTGGGCGAGGTACTCGACTCGGTCCCGGCCTACGTCGATCGGATCTACGTCGTCGACGACTGCTCGACCGACGATACCTGGGCGGAGATCCGCGACCACAGCGAACCGGAGCAGCCGGCGGTTGCGGCCAAGGCCGACGGTGGTCGCTCGACGGACCGGATCGTCCCGATCAGACACGAGGAGAACCGCGGGGTCGGCGGCGCGATAAAGACCGGCTACCAGCGGGCGCTCCGGGACGGGATGGACGTGACCGCGGTCGTCGCCGGCGACGGCCAGATGGATCCCTCGATCCTCGACCGGTTCGTCGAGCCGATCGTCGACGGCCGCGCCGACTACGCGAAGGGCGACCGGCTCCAGTCCCGGGAGCTGCGCTCGGCGATGTCGTCCTTTCGCTCGGCCGGGAACTTCCTGCTCACCTTCCTCACCAAACTCGCCAGCGGGTACTGGCGCACCAACGACCCACAGAACGGCTACACCGCAATCTCGCTCGACGCGCTCGAACGCATCGACCTCGACGGGCTGTACGACCGCTACGGGTTCAGCAACGACCTGCTCATCACCCTCAACGCCCACGGGTTCCGCGTTGCCGACGTGCCGATGCAGGCCGTCTACGGCGACGAGGAGAGCCACATTCGCTACTCCTCCTTTGTCCCGCGGCTCTCGGCCCTGCTGTTGACGGGCTTTCTGTGGCGACTGAAGGTCAAGTACTGCCTCGTCGACTTCCATCCGCTCGTCTTCCTCTACGGGCTGGGGACACTCGGCGGCGCCGCCGGGCTCTCCTTCGCCGCGCTGACGCTGGCGGGCGGCGGCTCGCTGCTCGCGGGGAGCGTCTCGGTCCTCATGCTCCTCGTTAGCTGTGCCCTCCTGGTGTTCGCCATGATCTTCGACATGCAGCACAACGAACACTTAGAGGAGAAGGTCTCGTACTGA